Sequence from the Nitrospinaceae bacterium genome:
ATTCGCCTTGGCCAGTCGAATCTGGTGGTAGACCGCAAACACCTTTCCTGAATATTTTTTAGGATGTTTTCCCTTTCTCAGGTAGCGCGCGATCCGTGTGGGGCCATGGTTGTAAGCTTCCAGGGCGGTTTTCAGATTGCCGAAGCGCTTGATCAGCTTGTTCAAATAATAGGAGCCGAGCGCGACATTATGCTCCGGATGATACAGGGTGCGTTTGCCCTTCCAGTGAAGGTTGGTTTCCGAAGCCAGGGCTTTCCCAGTTCGCGGGCGGATCTGCATCAGGCCCAGAGCGCCGACTTTTGACTTGGCCCGGTGATTGAAGGAACTTTCGGTAATGATCAGGGCGGTCAAAAACAGCGGGTCGTAGCCGTATTTTTTGCTTTGTTTGCGGATATGTTTTGCGATTTTATCTTTTTTCTCCTCCGTGAGACCGGTTCGGTAATCGGTGATCACGTTTTTTATGGTCTCATGGACATCCTGGTCGTTAACCGGATGGTTTTTTATCAGCGGTTTAGGATTCGGGTATTTAAGAAATTTTCCGGATGGGGTTTGAACCTTTATGGCGGCTCCTGCCCGGACGGGGAAGGACAAGACGGCAATACACGCAATGATCAAAGCTAAGATGGACAACCGAACCCGGTAAATAGAGAAAGTCATGACTTATCCTTCATCCAAAGTGGTGGACAAAAACTCGGTATCGAATATCGAGTACAGGATAAAAAACCAGAGTTGCGGGGAGGTCGAGCGCAAGTCACGATTTGGAAACAAATTTTTGCGGTGGTGAAGGTTGGGTGGGCCATCGGGAACCGAAAAGTATATTTATAAATAATTGATTTATATAGAGTTATATTCCTATGAATAGCGGTCGTTGAGCCAGGGCTCCGCGGTGTTGGAATAGCCGCGTTTTTCCCAGAACCCGAGTTCGTCATAATCGCGGATGACGATCTCGCCAATCCACTTAGCCCCCTTCCAGGCGTAAAGTTGCGGGGTGATCATACGCACCGGACCGCCGTGGTCGCGGGTGATCGGGTGACCCTCCCACTCGTGAACGAGCAAAACGTCCTCCTTCATGGCTTCATCCAGGGGCAGATTGGTGGAATAGGCGTCAAAAGCCTTTATATAGACAAATTTAGCGCCGGGAAGCAGTTCACAGTGGTTGACGATGTCCCGGAAACGAACGCCTTTCCAGTTATTGTCCATCCGGCTCCAGCTGGTTACGCAATGAAAATCCGACACATCCTCGACCTGTGGAAGTTCCATGAATTCGTCCCAGGAAAACGTTTTGACGTTTTTTACCAAACCGGAAACGGTTAAATTCCACGTGATCTCGTCCAGTTCCGGTTGAACCCCAAGGTCCAGAACCGGCCAGTTCTGCGTCACCCTTTGACCGGGAGGGATTTTGGGATTGCCGTTGCGGTTCAATTCACCTTCCCCCATGGGCATTTCTCCCTTCCATGCTTGCTTTTCATGCAGGGCCTTGCGGTATTGAATCAGCTTTTCCCGGCCTTGAATGCGCTTTGAATTCGGATCGTACATCGAAAAATAGGGGCTCCTGATTGGGTTTAACGATGGATTTTATAATTTGATGAAAAAAACAAGGAATAGTTACGGAAATTCAAGGTTTTTCCACCAATTAATTTACTTCTCGGCAAACCCGGCCCAAGGCCGGATTAGGCATCAAGTGATTCTTTCAAAAAACCGAAAAGTAGTGGAAAGATAACTGTTCCAGGAGAAACTCCCCCCTATGAATCTCAAAATCCTGACCTTCAACTGGCACGAGCCCTACCTTTGCCTGCTTTCGAAATTAGGCCACGAATTCCTGGTCGTCGAACCGGAAATTGCCCCAGGCCAGACCCGGCAATGGGACCGGAACATGCGCCCTCTGCCGGAGAACGTGCGCTTACTGTCTCAACAGGAAGCCCTCGAACAACTCGACCGGAACGCCGTCGATCTGGTGATCGCCCACAATGTCAAGGACCTGATCGAAATCAGGGACTACAGCCTACCTAAAATTCTGGTTTTTCACAACCGTTTGACTACAGAAATCGGGCTTGGCAACGGCAAGGTCGATCGGAGCGAGTATCTATCGAAAATCCAACCTTTATTACATCAGGTCAAAAAAGTTTTTATATCTGAAAGCAAAAAACAGGATTGGGGGTTTTCCGGTAACGTGATTCTTCCGGGAATCGACGTGGATGAATTTGATGCTTACTCGGGGGAGAATGCCGCGATTCTCAGAGTGGGCAATCTGTTTAAGGAAAGAGATCTCATGCTGGGGTTCACTGCAAGCGAAAAGATCGCCGCCAAATTTTCCACAGTGACCTTGGGAATGAATCCATGGCTTCTCGACTCAAGGCTTTCTCAAGGCCTTCAGGATTTAAAAGACCAGTTCCGCACCTGCCGGATGTATCTCAACACAACAGTAGAGGATTTTGAGGACGGGTACAATCTCGCCATGCTGGAAGCCATGGCCACGGGAATGCCGGTGATATCGACTTGCAACCGGACTTCTCCCGTTGAAGATGGAGTCAACGGCTACATCTCGGACGACATCGAGTATTTGCGCACCCGTGTTGCCGAACTTTTAAAAGACCCGGGCAAAGCCAGAGCGATGGGACTAGAAGCCCGCAAAACGGTACAGAAAAAATTCAGCCAGGTCGCGTTTCTGAAATCCTGGAACGAAGCGATTCAAGAGGCGATTGTGGATTTTCTGGAAGCCACCGGAGTTTCGATGAACGGGTCACAGAAAAGTTTCCATGAAAAGCCGCGCAAAAACATCCTGATGAACTATGTGTCCTACCCCGTGACCACGGCGCATTATCTGGAGCGGGCTCTTAGAAAAGAAAACAACGTGGTGACCGCCGGGGCAATGATCACCCAAGAAGTCATCCAACAGTGGAACCTTGAGTCTTTGAGTTGGGAAGTTACTCCGCAGGATATCCCCTGCGGAACTTCCGCCCCGTTGTCTGAAATGCTCACCCGGTTGCCGAAAGGCTGGAACCCGGACCTCTATTTATGGGTTGAAACGGGGCTTGGGTCCGTTCCGCCGGATTTAGCGGATCATTCCATTCCGAAAGCCTGCTACCTGATCGACTCCCACATCCATTTTGAACGCCATGCAGAAATTGCCCGGCAGTTCGATTTTGTATTTCTCGCGCAACAGGCGTATGTGGAACCGATGCAGGCCGCAGGATGCAGGCACGTGTACTGGCTTCCGCTGGCTTGCGATCCCGAAATTCACGGCCGGCAAAACGGTGAAGAAAAACACGATGTCGGCTTTGTGGGTTCGGTGACGCCCGCTCATGTACGCAGAAAGAAACTGCTGGATCGAATCGGCCAGCATTTTTCTCTGCATTGCGACCGCAAATTCATGGATGAAATGGCGGAAGTTTTTTCGCAATCCAGGATCGTATTCAACGAAGCGGTGAACAGCGACCTCAACATGCGGGTGTTCGAGGCCTTGTGCAGTGGCAGTCTCCTGGTCACCGATGAAGCCCGGGGAAGCGGCCTGACCGATCTGTTCCAGGACGGCGAGCATTTGGCGCTTTTTTCCGAGGCCAACCTGATCGACCGCATTCGCTATTATCTGGAGCACCCGGAAGAACGCCTGCGCATCGCCCGGCAGGGGCGGGAAGAAGTGCTGGCCCGCCACACCTATGACCATCGCGCTAAATTCATGTTGCAAACGCTGGACGATCATTTTCGGGCCAATGCCGGAACCGATCCGGAGAGTGAGAAACCCGATTCGTATTATCACAACGTCCGGACAGATATTTTCCCTCTGATCCCCGAAGACGCGTCCTGCATTCTGGAAATCGGCTGCGCCGCCGGAATGACCGGCAAGGAGTTGAAGAAAAGGGGAGGGGTATTTTACGCCGGTGTGGAAACGGACCCGGAAGCCGCCCGTTTGGCGCGGGAGGCGCTGGACGATGTGGTGGAAGGCAGTATCGAGACCATGGATCTGCCGTATGCCGAGAACAGCTTCGACTGCATTTTATTCGCCGATGTGCTGGAGCATCTCATCGATCCGCTTGCCGTCCTGAAAAAATGTCGCAAATACCTGAAACCCGATGGAACGGTGGTTGCCAGTCTTCCCAACGTACAATTTCTGGGAGTGGTCCATCATCTGGTGGAAGGCAACTGGACCTATCAGAAGGAAGGCATTCTGGATGAAACCCATCTGCGGTTTTTCACTTTCAAGGAAATGGAAAAACTGTTTGCCGAAGCGGGTTTCGCAATCGATCAGGTCGACGAGACGCTGGACCCGAGTTTTAAAGACCACAATCCAACGTACCCCACATCGCTCAATATGGGGCGAATCACCATCAATGACCTTTCTGAAGAAGAATTCC
This genomic interval carries:
- a CDS encoding sulfite oxidase-like oxidoreductase yields the protein MYDPNSKRIQGREKLIQYRKALHEKQAWKGEMPMGEGELNRNGNPKIPPGQRVTQNWPVLDLGVQPELDEITWNLTVSGLVKNVKTFSWDEFMELPQVEDVSDFHCVTSWSRMDNNWKGVRFRDIVNHCELLPGAKFVYIKAFDAYSTNLPLDEAMKEDVLLVHEWEGHPITRDHGGPVRMITPQLYAWKGAKWIGEIVIRDYDELGFWEKRGYSNTAEPWLNDRYS